AGTAcaatgaacaactctctagcttCAGTACCACTACCAGCATCACCACCTGCTCCAACTTTCACCATCACAAGCTATGAACTGAAAATTGAAGAACATCAAATCttaataaaccaattcaaaagaAACTTAAAATGATTGTTTTGCTTTAATCTTACCTGAGATAACGAGCTACGAGATTAACAAATCCATATTTCTCATTCTCAttgcaaaacaaataaaaattttaacaaaaaacaacaacacgGATCTATATAATCGTAAATGCAGAAACACTAAATCAATCCAGTCAATAAATAAAACACTGAAATCGAATATAATGCGATCGGTAATCAAATCTGATCTGATCGAATCCAGcaaaaaatgattaaagattagTGATTTTTTCAGTTTCAATTGTCACTTTTCTGTTACAACTACTACAACTGCTCCTTATTGATAGAGACATACACAAAATAGATCCAAGTCAAAATCGATTTATCATACAATAGATATACAACAACAGAAACAAACCAAAAAGAAATATAGATCTAAAGTAAAAACAGTTCAAATATTGATTAAAAATAATGAAATCTTGCTCAAAAATCGAGTGAGAAAAATCCGAGATATAACATCAActtgaagaacaaaaactaaaactaaaacaaaacaacGTCGATCGATTAGATATCACGATCTGAGGGTCTCAAACCTCGTTGAATCGTTTGTTGTAGTTTGATGTAACTCCGATTGTATCTACATCCTTGACAACTAGGGGTGTGCATAAAATCCgtaaccgcggatttcatccgcaaccgtccgcaaaattgcgggtgaaaaccaatccgcaagagtctTTGGGCCGGATACGGGtgagttttcaaatccgcaaggtttagcggtttggttgcggttggtttTGTAAATCCGAGGATTCACCTGCACCGTaggttataacaaaaaaaagtCCAGTTAAATAAAGCCCGACAAAACAAAGCTTATGAGCCTCCAGCCGGTGCCATGTATTCTGCTATTTAATCTAACGGAGTTTGCTTTGAAATGAAACGAACTGAAGTTCCCCTTCGCTCAATTTCATGTTAGTTTCAGTCCAaatatcttttgatttttttgaatggTGTTCATATCTACATTATGGAATTCTCCTATCGGCTTATTAGTCCCTGAATACTGATTATACTCCAAATCAGTTACTTTGTTTTTCATTATTATGCACGCAAGTTGTTTGATGAAATGCCTAGCATAGCATGTCTAAAAATACCCTCACCGGTTTTgtttgtttactttttttttctttcttctgactAAATCCGCGGTTAAACCGCATCTGGTCCGCATTACCCGCTGATCAGCGGATgtgaaatccgcgggtgattgggccggtcacggttcaattttccaagtccgcaactttgacggtttggttgcgggtgacccctaatccgcaaccgtccgtccatTGCACACCCCTATTgacaacaacaaaataaaatttaatcagATCTCGGATCAACTATGAAGAACCCTAGAATTTATTTTCGTCTGAGAAAGAGAGAATGGAatagagaagagagagaaagagaatagagaaatgaaaatatattctgatattcctcttgtatatatactaaagggtagtgttgtcattattaaaattcataataattaattatgggccagatctgaagaaaatttgatattttgggcctagtaatatcGTTTTCTGAAAGAAcgttttttttggggaccagcctttttttggggggaccattgttttattttgggtaagacattagaagtaattctaggtcaccccttatctaaatatttatattaataccaaaattaccctcctgattattttgtataatgattagttagtgtgattaatcattgattaaggttaaattaatagattgtttttttttaaagtagaattattgagtgactaaagtgatagaagaagaagaagatggagaaaaaaattattttgagatgggtgaatatggagaaaaaacattCTCTGGGTACCGAAGTATGCTTGTAACTTAGTGAATGTTGttataaatggcctaaaatatcttcaaaatcaaaattgtaacaaaaaaatttcaaccagGTCAACAAAGTTCAGTTAGATTaaatgaagaacatgtaaccgaactttctgcaaatgcagttcggttaataaatccaaaacCACAGGCAACCGAGCcagagctttaatggagtttttgtttgttcGGCTAGCTGATGAAAAATCAAACGTAACCGAATTACTATGCTTGAGTTTACAGAGTTTGTTCGGTTCAGTCGACTCGACCACGTTGTAACCAAACTTTAAACAACAGAGTTCGGTaagttcgcaaaaaaaaaaaaatccgattaaaccgaactcaacatttggctataaagagaagagttcggttttgaaattatttttgcgagttaaccgaactcattatataggttttctgagtaaagttcggttaagatttttttttgcgatgaaaccgaactcaacatttggctatatagagaagagttcggttttgaaattatttttgcgactCAACCGAACTCATGTGTTCGGTTaggcaaaaaaaaattcttagccgaagtgttcttcgtgttcttcatttttaaaagttcggttgtaaaactagggtttttttcaaaattatcctaaccgaaattactactgtaacctccaaattcaacatattttgatgactacggcttaaaatttcaatcaaaaacgaattagaagtaatgggtttgtgggaaaatatTTATGGATAGGTTTGTTTAtcaaagattgattaatcgacgatgaaaactcaatgaatcgacgacgatgaaaatttgatgattttgattagatttgtatacGATCAGGTTTGGATGATCAtatattgatgaagaagagaagaagaaaaattgtagaatagaggaagaagaagttgtagattagttataattttaattaggtaaaagggtaaactagtcatctccaccttttaggacaccccttataattatagggaaggtggcctaatcaaatcatggtcccctcaaaaaacccatggtccccaaaaaatgattcttctgaaagtatggagttgacaatgtattgatccatttagtggggtttctatatgttgaacccatatagaagggggttatagtatttttcatttttttaaagtTGCACCCCGAACCCAATCGTCATccattggatttcaaaaatttcatcgACATCCAACCCATTGGCGGTCCAACTGGACACCCACCCACGAAAAAACGGTGAGTCCAGGTCGAATCCATGGATTCCcggccaaatgctcacccctgtTAATGGTGAGTCACCATCTTAAAAACAGAATCAGTTCATGAGATTTCAGTTGGGTTTCAATAGGTTCACATTTTAATAGGCCCCCCAATTAgcatttttggggaccatgactttttggggggaccatggttctatttttagtaagatatttagaagtaaatctaggtcaccccttatctagacatttatattaatacctaaactatcctcctgattaattttgggtaatgattagtgaaatcattagtgaaatgattaagctaaagaagtagaattattgagagagtaaagttagagatgatgaagatgaaaaacatggaaaataaatttttttttccaattcactaagcttgagtattcaagtgatgatagctcatctccatcctctcctagagtatttgttaatcgtcacaatgatctagatatgagttatttcttagatggtgaatgtattcttccacaaactcaatctcaagatgaaaatgatggattttaccaaccacaaccggaggaagagtatttgggtacccaagtatgcttcaaacttagataatggtggttgaattggtccaaatattcataaaactgtaaatttttataaaaaattcctgctaggttcaggtagttcggttaccaagtgtgaagaacaggtaaccgaacatGGAGTTTGGTTAATAAATGTCAAGAACATATAAGCGAACACAAAgttcggtttctttcttcaaacacgcaggtagccgaactttagtaataagatttacagaggtatgttcggttagttcgcaaacttcaactcaaccaagttcccaaccgaactgcaggttaaaagtaacctaatgttagaagttcggttggttcgcaaacttcaacatgttttgcgaatcaaccgaactgggcttatatatgcatatatgcaattaggcaaacgtttggttactacgaaatttatttcttggcgaattaggtagagttcagttacgaagtttcaaaggtagagttccgttacaaagaaaacttagcatttttgcgaacgaaccgaacttttggacttctcattattttcgtaaactaaagttcggtgatattattttccgaaggaaccgaacttatggacttgtgttgttctaatacagggagttcggttaaaagtctTTTTTCTAATCaatcgaactctgagttcggttaagaagaaattaattcgtgataaccgaactttttgcgacgaaaccgaacgttttgcggcgtaaccgaacttttctctgaaaaaaacctccattaaacctctctgcaacttccattttcaactcattttgatgattacttctcatttattcaaccaaaaacgaatgacaagtaatgggtttgtgtgaatatctttgttaatgttttaaattaagctatatatatagaggtggtggtggttgttggtggtggtaatcgaaggtggtggtggtaatcgtggTTGGTGGTGgcgataatcggaggtggtggtaatcggcggtggtggtgggaggaggtggtggtaacCGGTGGttagtggtggtgataatcagaggtggtggtggtggtaatcggcggtggtggtgtgaGGAGATGgtggttaaatatatatatatataggtggttattaggttggttttaaattaaattaggttaaggatagattagtcatttcaacgctttaggacaccccttataactatagagaatgtggcctaataaaaccatggttcctaaaaaatcattcttttgaaTACCCACTGGTCAGAAGAATACAAGCCTGCCCCAAAAAAAGATCTGCTTTAATTTACCTGTTTACCCTCAATATACTATTTGCCTTTACAAATACTCTATTCATTTCTTGAGTTCAAACTTCAAAGTCTTTCTCTTCTGCTTTTAAGTGCCTCTTTGTAGCTTTCTCGCTCTCCACTCTCTAATCagcagtagaagaagaagattacgAATGGCGCTCCCAATAGGACCTTACTCAGGCACAAGCTCACTCGCTTTGGTAATAATCACTAATTTCGGGTTTTTAATAAGATTCATTGATGTTATCGTCTTGGAAAatccatttttagggttttgttttgatTCAATTGATTTTATTGTAGGTTGCTCGTGCTTCGGCTTTCACCTTTGGTCTCGTTTATGGAAGCGTGAAGCTTAAGGTTCTTCAGGTATATTTTCAGATCTTATTAAGACTTGTTTCTGAACTGGATTCcattatttagggtttttcaAACGGGTTTTTGTTTTTAAGAAATTTAGGGTTTAACTAGTACTGGGGTTGAAATTGTAGTGTTTGGATTTATTCAGTTCTAGAGCGGAAATTTGGTGGTCTGGTACAGAACCGTTTGTTAGTTGACATCAAACGAAGAAACTTTTGGACAATCTGAATAGATGACTTGATTAGTATCCAATTACTCTATTAGCTAACTGCAGTATGATGTTGAGAAAAGTTTCTCAATGTATAAGCAATGAATATGCAGTACGGTTTAATTAGTACAAGGGTTGAAAAATGTAGTGTGTGGATTTATTCTGTTCCTCGATCCATTTTATTTAGGTTGGATGTACTCGACTAGATTCCTCTTTTGAATGTGAAAAGGGGTGTTGGTTCTAGGCTACCATCCAGTTTCTGAACCTGATTTGTGGGTTTCGTTTTGTTTTTATATGTAATGGGTTAATAAAATGTGTCTATGAAAAGTATCTGTTATTCTGCctcttgtttttttttagttCTAGAGCGGATATTTGTTTTTCTGGTGCAGAAACATTTATAGTCAACATCAATAGAGAAACTTTTGCACAACCTGAACATGACTTGATTAGTATCTAACTGCAGTATCAGGGCCATCTTACACTTTCGGGGTGCTCTAGGCGAACTTGAATTTTGAGGCCTTTTTATGTGATATAAAGCCAACAATTAAGGCAAAGTTTTAGTATGGGAGATAAGTTTATACTATTAAAGCGGTAATTTTTATTTAGCTTGCAGCCGAAGGCTATCGATTTTTTTTTCCAGCTTTTTGAGGTTAGATTTCAGGTTGCAAACTTCCAATTTGGTCTAAATATTCAAAAATCCACAACCAGCTGTAACAAAATAGTTTGTAACAACTATAATTGCCACCAGTGTATGTTACATTAATGAATGTGACAAAATCATTTAGTAACACTTACGGCTGTTACAATTGACTTataaacaaaactttttttttgggcTCCAACAATTTGGGGCCCTAGGCGGCCGCCTAGCTCGCCTGCACCCTAAAACGGCCCTGTGCAGTATGATGTTGAGAAATTTCTTAGTGTATAAGCAATATATTCTGAATTACAATTTACAAAGTTACTGTGTCCATTATATGTTTTGAGGTCAAATTCGGAAGGGCACTGAATAGTCTAGTAAGGTTCTTATCTTGCTGGTAGGCACAGCTATACTATACTATCCTAGATCTAGACCACAGACTGGACTGGGAGCTAGGTACTTAGAACTGTTGCTTGTTTTTAGCGGTAGACTGCTCTTTCCTGGAATATCATGGGTTAACCGATTCAAATCGTATAAGTGGTTACACTATTCATGGAACACATATCATTTTTTCTACTGACATTGGAAAATAATCGAAAGTAATGCATTAAAAGTGCCAAGACGAAGTAGTGTAAAATGTATGATTGTATTGAGAACATTTTGTTATAACTTATAAGTTACTTTCCCTATGGGTATGAATTGAATGCTAATGGTATGACTGTAGTGAAAATGTGTTGTTATGAATTGCATATTTCTAGTGGTAGTTCAGCATGGTTAACCCATACAAATCTTATATTTGGTTATACGTTATTATAACCACACTGATTATTCTTATTAcctaaaaattggaaactaaaAAAAACATTTGTGTCATTATGTTGAGAAAAGTTTTTCAATGTATAAGCAATAGATATGCAGTATGGTATAATTAGTACAGGGGTTGAAAAATGTAGTGTGGATTTATTCTGTTCCTCGATCTGTTTTATTTAGGTTGAACGTACTCGACTTGAATCATCTTTTGAATGTGAAAAGGGGTGTTGGTCTAGTCTACCATCCAGTTTCGGAACTTGGCTGATTTGTGGGTTtcgttttgttttgatatgtaatGGGTAAATAAAATGTGTTTATGAAAAAGTATCTGTTATTTTGCCTTTTCTTTTTTCAGTTCTAGAGCAGATATTTGTTTGTCTGGTGCAGAATTGTTTGTTAGTCAACATCAGATAGAGAAACTTTTGCACAACCTGAACATGGCTTGAAGTTGAGAAATTTCTTAATGTATAAGCAATATAATCTGAATTAAATTTACAAAGTTACTGTGTCCATTATATATTTAGAGGTCAAACTCGGAAGGGGACTGAATAATCTAATAAGGTTCTAATTTTGCTGGTAAGCACAGCTATACTGTACTATAATGTCAATTCTTGTATAAGCACTACCTTGTAATATACTGATGAATAAGAATCACTGACGAGGCGGTTCTGGTAGTTTGACGTATCTCTTAGTTAATGGATTGCAAACAAAAAAGTTCATCCAAGGAGAATTGTATCCCGATGAACAAAGAATCAAACCATTGGTTAACCCATTCAAATTGTTTTACATTCAGTTATTTGTAGCTGTAGTTCAGCATGCTAATTGGTTGTACGTTATTATAACCACACTGCTATTGTCTGGCTTTTTTTTTACATTcagtttctttgattattttatgtttttggctGTGCCAGTGCCTAACTGTAACAGCAATCGTCATTTTCTTATCTTTTCAGGCTAAAAAGAAGTCGGCAGCTAAGGCTCATCATTAGAGAATGCACTTCACTATATCCATGGCATGTTTGGCCTAAGTATGTTGGAAGCTATTTTGTAATAAGtagggaaaaaaataataattgttcAACAGTAAATCCactcttttcttgttttattcCTTTTGTTTCTAATTGGCAGTTGGCTGTTTACATGCCAATGACTTGAGGATGGTTCTCTTCATCATGGTTGCTGGTGTAGTTCGAAAATCATGTTGCGGACTACTTTTCTGTGTATTTTTCAATTTTAAGAAAACTTGTTGGTAGTTTTCAATCTACAGTATTATTCTCTTTGATTGGGTATCCTGTTTCCTCTTATGTTTACATCCATATCTATCTGGACCTGATAAAAACATAACATAAAATGAGTTTAATTGCAGCAGGACCTGCTCTTTTTGGTGATGAACTAAAAGGACTGAATTAGAATTTGCATGTCCAGATGAAGATCTTGCTACCGAATGTAAACAATGTAGTATCTTACACAAGAACACACCAACCACCACAAGAAGAACAATAGTCTAGTTTTTGTGTAACCAGTTTCTCTTTTTAAGAGATGATGAGGAGGCCCTAAAAGAACTTCCCCACCTTCAAAAACATTACAGAGTGCCACTAGGTTACAAAAATTGTGAATCTCACCCCGCccacctctctctctctccctccctCTCTGCGCCATCTTTCTTGAACCTTCCAAGCTTGCAACAGCAGCTTGAAAGTAATGCATAATACATGCTCGATTGTTTTGTGGACTACGAACTATACTTCCCTCAGGATGGGCCATCCCTTTCTAAGGATGTCATCAATCTTCAAATCAATTCGACTTTGGATCCTTGGAGGGCAAAGCTCAGCCGCATAACCATTCAATTTTGCCGCGAGGCTGGACTTCTCTAGCTCCTCTTCTGGCAAGTTTCCAATCAGCTGAAGAAGGAAATGGTTCCTCTTGAGCTCAAATTTCTGCAGACATTTGAATTACGAACAGTGGGTAAGGAAATAATCCTTTAGAATGAGAACTTATTAGAAACCTTATTTCATACAGTTCACTCATATTAGCCACGATGATCTAGTTATTCATCCATATGATCTGCACTGCTCATAGGAAGTTGGACACAGATCAATGAGTGAAATGTTCGAAATAAATTACTAGAAGAATTGAAATTTTCTGGTGGAAATCATACCTGATGTTCAGGCTCTGCAGGATAAAATGTTCCAAGTTGTTGGATCTGTGTGGTTACGATACTACTCCTCGACTTTGTTTGTTCTCTTTCCTTACTTACAGAAGCTAGTCTGGCCTCTTCAGGTCCACTTGTGAAGATCATGGACCTGAAAATGAAGCACGTCTCACTATGCTTGCGGAACGAATCTTAATGATAAACAGTTTTTGGTATGTTACCTGTACTGGTTACCCACGTCCGGGCCTTGGCCAAACACTTGCCTAGAATCATGACTAGACCAAAATACATCCAAAAGTCGCTTGAAACCAATAGACCTGGGATCGTACTCAATCTGCAAAAGCATTCACAAAATATATTATAAAACGTACCTGTTTTTGGTAATTGCAGAAACTACCGCGATATAATTTGATTGTTCTAGACAAAAATGAGGAAACGATAACATATGAATTAAATAACAGAGCCAAGCGGTGCACAAAGAAAACTATTCTTTCGCCTTTTACTAAAGAGTATTGCTTGATCACCGCATTCACCTAGTTTTGAAGGGTCACTGACTCACTCTCTTCACTGAGAGTGCCCTAACATATCTTTAGTTACAAGATATTGCAAAATCCTAGCACAGTCTATTTATTCAAGATTGTTGCTTCCGATATTAAAAACCTTATaatttttacaaaaattaaatgaaCAGGAGAAGTGAGACCCCATATAAGTGTCACCTTCATCCAAAACACAGCATGAGTCTCTGCTTAAGTTGAAACCAAACgcatcaaaacaaattacttgcTGTTTAAAGAAGTTGAAagaaatttctttcttttttctcaaCCAAATGTGGTTTCATTGTTGAAACCGTTCGGTAAGTGGAGCCTAACTACTAGGAAATAACATGACATGCATAGGCATAGAAGCTGTTCAGGCTTTGTAGTTTGTACTCTCTCCTAGCCCTCATTATCTCATTTACTTCAATTTGTCAACAGCTATCGTTTAATGAAGGAAAGGACCCGAACAATTTATCGCATGTTGATAAAGCATTTATAGATAAACATACAACCTAATAAGAATCAGTGATACTTGACAGAACTACAATTCCTGAAAGCTTGATATCAATAGATTGCAATGGCGTGATTACAAATTTCCAGCCAAACCACAAAAATCGTTATCCAATATTCATATGAGGTATTAATTGATGTGAAAACCGCATAATAGGGTCACCACATAGTCTACATTGGGAAGGATATTACAAAAAAATCTATACAATCTTTCTCCCCATGAAAATCAAACttccacaaaaaaaaattgaaattgaaagtaAATAATTTCAATAATTCACATGATTTCTTGCCAATACAGGAGCAAGAAACCGAAATTATGTACAAGAAAATGAATGAGAATTGACAAACCTGAACGGATTCAGCATGATCTCCCAAGCTTCTGAATTCAGGATTGGTTTTAGCTCCGCCGGCGTACCCAACTGTAGTTCTAACAACACCGTTTAAACATCCAAATACAGATTCAGATCTCCAAAAACTTCCGAGTGCGAAAACAGCAGTTTTAAGAGGCTGATTCACTGTTGAATCTTTTGTAACATCAGAAATCTGATCTGGTAATCTAATACTGAAAACTCCATTATTTGACATAAAGGAGAGGCTGAGGAGAATCACTATCAGACCTCTCATCGATAATTCCTTCGTCATTTTTTGTCTGAGAGTGATAACACTCAAGGCAGAACAAAGGAAATAAATTTCTCTCGTCGCTATCACTTGGGGAAAATATTCGGGAAGAAATGGAGACGGTTGAGACTTGAGACTTGAGTTGAGAGGAACACTCAATGTTCTGAGCGAGGCCCAGAGGTGATTTGCCCAAGTATTTTGGGCTTTGAAATTGGTTcaagtaggggtgtaaattttgcccggcagcccgaggcccagtaccgtccgccctgtcccatgacagcccatgggtgaccgtggccctttatgggctggcccgacctagcccatttaaataagagggcgggcacaggccacaattcaaattttcttgcccggcccaataccctccctattatcccgtcaatgctacccgcCATGTTAGCCCGCTAGTAttatccatttacctagcctaattgactgttctcatttgttttattctagaatatacttggtacatatacttaatacagtcaaccctcatagttttcatatgtatttcttaacttgtattccattggagtctaattttgttaaccatatacaaaaaatattgagcaaaatctaaggaagtttccttttctgatgattcaattcaggaaaaattataggaagtttggtttatcttattcccatctcaattctcgtatttgattattaattttaagtaaaacttgtgtattattactactttctttttatttttaacaatatatatgtataatatatatatttgtttgtaatattcaaggccctcccggcccTACCCGCCCGATCCCAAATTACAACACAGGCTTGGGTAGGCCATGGGTACTAACTGTAAATAAATAACCCTGCCCGTccggcccttttaatttcatggataagagatgttccggcccgtcctataccgtcccatttaataaataggtcGGGCTGCCCGGCCcgacccaatttacacccctaggttCAAGTACGGGGGAGAGCATCCGGTGAAATCCGTGGATTTGGTGTCTCTTGTCCATCTCAATGACGGACTCCAGTTGTCATCCGTGGCTTTGATAGGATGAAATGGATTTGcagattttttccatttttcttttaataaaGGAAAATAGGTAAATACAAAACTAAATagtgtatttattttttgttctttggaTTTTATTCGTCTGAATCTGATTGATATCACCTGATTCATCTGGATCTAACTCAATGTGTTAGTttctgagtcagatctgactcaatttACTTCAAGAATATGCGAGTT
This is a stretch of genomic DNA from Papaver somniferum cultivar HN1 chromosome 1, ASM357369v1, whole genome shotgun sequence. It encodes these proteins:
- the LOC113289880 gene encoding peptide methionine sulfoxide reductase A5-like encodes the protein MTKELSMRGLIVILLSLSFMSNNGVFSIRLPDQISDVTKDSTVNQPLKTAVFALGSFWRSESVFGCLNGVVRTTVGYAGGAKTNPEFRSLGDHAESVQIEYDPRSIGFKRLLDVFWSSHDSRQVFGQGPDVGNQYRSMIFTSGPEEARLASVSKEREQTKSRSSIVTTQIQQLGTFYPAEPEHQKFELKRNHFLLQLIGNLPEEELEKSSLAAKLNGYAAELCPPRIQSRIDLKIDDILRKGWPILREV